From a single Brassica napus cultivar Da-Ae chromosome C9, Da-Ae, whole genome shotgun sequence genomic region:
- the BNAC09G45130D gene encoding FCS-Like Zinc finger 10, protein MSQQPNSKSLSDYETAWSPTSPLEFRLFLGNPFGGSSSLRSIPRMHQRSWDSGKVGLRIVDSLDDHHTDSSRILLPSPDSKNMIFGSLMLNPFTKSPMLKDDKPNADGSCSGAGNISVNNIDACQQGSVSEPVESEAEISEEEYTFVHEPKTTHIYGSQVLESVEDDGMTKKGCCEDEKESIFVIAPLDLTTIADDLLPPSDFLSFCSFCSKKLGMGKDIYMYRGYKAFCSSECRSEVILLDEEREEEEAKSDSSSDKEELSKKKSNGVIFTVG, encoded by the exons ATGTCTCAACAACCAAACTCCAAGTCCCTCTCAGATTACGAAACAGCTTGGAGCCCAACATCTCCTTTGGAGTTCAGATTGTTTCTAGGGAACCCCTTTGGTGGGTCTTCTTCTCTGAGGTCAATCCCGAGAATGCATCAGAGGAGCTGGGATTCTGGAAAAGTAGGCTTGAGGATTGTTGATTCTCTCGATGATCACCACACTGATTCATCAAGGATTCTTCTTCCATCACCTGATAGTAAAAACATGATCTTTGGGTCCTTGATGCTGAACCCCTTTACCAAATCTCCTATGCTCAAGGATGATAAGCCTAATGCTGATGGCTCTTGCTCTGGTGCTGGGAACATCAGTGTCAACAACATTGATGCTTGTCAACAAGGATCGGTTAGTGAGCCTGTTGAAAGTGAAGCTGAGATCTCAGAGGAGGAGTACACTTTTGTTCATGAACCCAAAACCACTCATATTTACGGGAGTCAGGTTCTGGAGTCGGTAGAGGACGATGGGATGACGAAGAAAGGTTGTTGTGAAGACGAGAAAGAGAGCATTTTTGTTATTGCTCCTCTTGACTTGACAACGATAGCTGATGACTTACTACCTCCCAGTGACTTCTTGAGCTTCTGCTCCTTCTGCAGCAAGAAGTTGGGTATGGGGAAAGATATATACATGTACAG agGATACAAAGCGTTTTGCAGCAGCGAGTGCCGTTCAGAGGTGATTCTTCTAGATGAGGAAagggaagaggaagaagctAAGTCTGACTCGTCTTCAGACAAGGAGGAACTCTCCAAGAAGAAGAGCAACGGTGTGATCTTCACCGTTGGCTGA
- the LOC106424579 gene encoding polyadenylate-binding protein-interacting protein 5-like isoform X2, with amino-acid sequence MNPGGAFALNPHATSYVPLYKRVDHHHDMDGLLFANPTTQDLSFEGVQVSMPKISSEVAYKLIRDDDFDMEMEIDMDIEYLLVTFSGLSQESITDVYLANSGDLEATIEMLNQLEIYSNEAQENLPETLDIGDMCESGPSTSKCSTQKKVAIEVAASSSSVTPSSPVSA; translated from the exons ATGAATCCAGGAGGAGCATTTGCGTTGAATCCCCATGCAACATCATACGTACCACTCTATAAAAGAGTTGATCATCATCATGATATGGACGGTTTGCTGTTTGCCAACCCCACAACACAAGATTTAAGTTTTGAAGGCGTTCAAGTGTCGATGCCCAAAATTTCATCTGAAGTGGCGTACAAGCTGATAAGGGATGATGATTTTGACATGGAGATGGAGATTGACATGGATATTGAATACCTTCTTGTTACATTCTCTGGTCTCTCTCAAGAGTCTATTACTGATGTTTATCTTGCGAATAGCGGTGATCTTGAAGCAACCATTGAGATGCTCAATCAGCTTGAG ATATATAGCAATGAAGCTCAAGAAAACCTCCCAGAGACTCTGGATATTGGGGATATGTGTGAATCAGGGCCTTCAACTTCAAAATGCTCAACACAAAAGAAGGTAGCTATTGAAGTCgctgcatcatcatcatcggtTACCCCCAGTTCACCTGTATCGGCCTGA
- the LOC106424579 gene encoding polyadenylate-binding protein-interacting protein 5-like isoform X1, with protein MDTNLINTAVSFLPRQGAMNPGGAFALNPHATSYVPLYKRVDHHHDMDGLLFANPTTQDLSFEGVQVSMPKISSEVAYKLIRDDDFDMEMEIDMDIEYLLVTFSGLSQESITDVYLANSGDLEATIEMLNQLEIYSNEAQENLPETLDIGDMCESGPSTSKCSTQKKVAIEVAASSSSVTPSSPVSA; from the exons ATGGATACCAATTTGATCAATACAGCAGTATCTTTCTTACCAAGACAAGGAGCAATGAATCCAGGAGGAGCATTTGCGTTGAATCCCCATGCAACATCATACGTACCACTCTATAAAAGAGTTGATCATCATCATGATATGGACGGTTTGCTGTTTGCCAACCCCACAACACAAGATTTAAGTTTTGAAGGCGTTCAAGTGTCGATGCCCAAAATTTCATCTGAAGTGGCGTACAAGCTGATAAGGGATGATGATTTTGACATGGAGATGGAGATTGACATGGATATTGAATACCTTCTTGTTACATTCTCTGGTCTCTCTCAAGAGTCTATTACTGATGTTTATCTTGCGAATAGCGGTGATCTTGAAGCAACCATTGAGATGCTCAATCAGCTTGAG ATATATAGCAATGAAGCTCAAGAAAACCTCCCAGAGACTCTGGATATTGGGGATATGTGTGAATCAGGGCCTTCAACTTCAAAATGCTCAACACAAAAGAAGGTAGCTATTGAAGTCgctgcatcatcatcatcggtTACCCCCAGTTCACCTGTATCGGCCTGA
- the LOC106372406 gene encoding uncharacterized protein LOC106372406, which translates to MEMAELGRSMQLAGKRSSQPETTLSGAASEAPNKQCRPWLQPLTSASNGILHIPTNALSQKTLNSLMHGKNVTMMDSAFQKPGNHLNSPMHGKNVTMMDSALQKPGSHLNSFVHGKNVSFMDSSLQKPGNHVVNKKQHIPPRGSVKPMHDVNETVRSKMRESLASALALVQQHDEFPKGEENVKSGETPVVNPEGSQSFQPASFSVPMDEGTMSEFPTDADRSVHKDGEIPVDIRMEDVNQSDELKSQFDEVFPRDEVPFTDIIFSNDDLLQGNELSWVLDNVSDLGETDGFGTDVEKSFQDPELLASKIEMELFKLFGGVNKKYREKGRSLLFNLKDKNNPELRERVMSGDISAERLCSMTAEELASKELSEWRQAKAEKMAEMVVLRDTDIDVRSLVRKTHKGEFQVEIDHVDSGMVDVSAGITSSRKRRPKAKTHSAETTLNDKTAKTDQTASRDTPPSTEEIDPMQGLAMDDELKDVEFLPPIVSLDEFMESLDSEPPFESPHGNSEMQVSASEISDSEVRPHSKSPKGSPKEQSDKDSPTPNPEKIDEVSPKSDVSVKVDDDVSGLEKTPSPVDIKGEKVWHGLLQLSMSSVVPVTGIFRSGEKADTSEWPAMLEVKGRVRLSGFGKFIHELPKSRSRTLMVMYLACKDGISKSQRGSLFEVVDSYVADKRVGYAEPASGVELYLCPTRGETLDLLTKVISKDQLDEAKTLDSGLLGVVVWRRPVKPSLKRQHSYTSSGSRAAVLSENKKQRGNVTEKPLVVASVGNNRLGYGGKAVEEDDDDDDAPPGFGPVASRDDDDLPEFNFSSSSLVPVSSHQPLPSQSKSLDQVRKLIHMYGNSAGSYNDNDDDDIPEWQPNVPSHQLPPPPPPPPGFRPEMVLQDQSRPQDGWWDNQNGGSGQHYDQNGSRNRGF; encoded by the exons ATGGAAATGGCGGAGTTAGGCAGGTCCATGCAGCTAGCAGGGAAGCGAAGCTCGCAACCTGAAACCACTCTAAGCGGTGCTGCATCGGAGGCACCAAACAAGCAGTGTCGACCGTGGTTACAGCCATTGACCTCAGCTAGCAACGGGATTCTGCATATTCCCACCAATGCGCTTTCTCAAAAGACCCTGAATTCGCTTATGCATGGCAAGAACGTGACGATGATGGACTCTGCTTTCCAGAAACCTGGGAACCATTTGAATTCCCCCATGCATGGCAAGAATGTGACGATGATGGACTCTGCTCTCCAGAAGCCTGGGAGCCATCTGAATTCGTTCGTGCATGGCAAGAATGTGTCGTTTATGGACTCTTCTCTCCAGAAACCTGGGAACCATGTTGTGAACAAGAAACAGCATATCCCACCTCGAGGGTCAGTGAAACCGATGCATGATGTAAATGAGACTGTGAGGTCTAAAATGAGGGAGTCATTAGCGTCTGCGTTGGCCTTGGTTCAGCAACATGATGAATTCCCGAAAGGGGAAGAAAATGTAAAGAGTGGAGAAACTCCTGTGGTGAATCCGGAGGGTAGTCAAAGTTTTCAACCTGCTAGCTTCAGTGTGCCTATGGACGAAGGAACCATGTCTGAGTTTCCCACCGATGCTGATAGATCTGTGCACAAGGACGGTGAGATTCCCGTCGACATCAGGATGGAAGATGTTAATCAGTCTGATGAACTTAAGTCTCAATTTGACGAGGTTTTCCCTCGAGATGAAGTTCCTTTTACAGATATTATTTTTTCGAACGATGACCTTTTACAGGGTAATGAACTCTCCTGGGTTCTGGACAATGTTTCAGATCTTGGCGAGACAGATGGTTTTGGAACCGATGTTGAAAAGTCGTTTCAGGATCCAGAACTTTTGGCTTCTAAAATTGAAATGGAATTGTTTAAACTATTTGGAGGTGTGAACAAAAAGTACAGAGAGAAGGGAAGGTCCCTCTTATTCAATTTGAAAGATAAGAACAATCCTGAGCTTAGGGAAAGAGTTATGTCTGGAGATATCTCTGCTGAGAGGTTGTGCTCAATGACAGCCGAAGAACTGGCTTCCAAGGAGCTTTCTGAGTGGCGACAAGCCAAAGCAGAAAAGATGGCAGAGATGGTTGTCCTGCGGGATACAGATATTGATGTCAGAAGTCTGGTGAGGAAAACGCATAAGGGTGAATTCCAGGTTGAAATTGATCACGTTGACAGTGGCATGGTTGATGTCTCTGCTGGCATCACGTCAAGTAGGAAACGCCGACCCAAAGCTAAAACTCATTCTGCCGAAACCACTCTAAATGATAAGACTGCTAAAACTGATCAAACAGCATCACGTGATACTCCTCCTTCAACTGAAGAGATCGATCCCATGCAAGGTTTGGCGATGGATGATGAGTTGAAGGACGTGGAGTTTCTTCCACCAATTGTATCGCTTGATGAGTTCATGGAATCGCTGGACTCTGAGCCTCCGTTTGAAAGTCCACATGGTAATTCTGAAATGCAGGTGTCTGCGTCCGAGATAAGTGACTCCGAAGTTAGGCCACACTCAAAATCTCCAAAAGGATCTCCGAAGGAACAAAGTGACAAAGATTCTCCTACACCGAACCCCGAGAAAATTGATGAAGTTTCTCCAAAGTCTGACGTCAGTGTCAAAGTTGATGATGATGTCTCTGGACTTGAGAAAACGCCTTCCCCTGTTGATATTAAGGGAGAAAAAGTATGGCATGGATTACTGCAACTGAGTATGTCTTCCGTAGTCCCTGTCACTGGAATTTTCAGAAG TGGTGAGAAAGCAGACACGAGCGAGTGGCCGGCAATGTTGGAAGTTAAGGGTAGAGTTAGGCTGAGTGGGTTTGGGAAGTTTATTCATGAGCTTCCCAAGTCTCGATCCCGTACCCTAATG gtaaTGTACTTGGCTTGTAAAGACGGCATTTCTAAGAGCCAGCGTGGCAGCCTTTTTGAG GTTGTTGATTCCTACGTTGCTGATAAAAGAGTTGGCTACGCAGAGCCAGCCTCAGGCGTGGAGCTTTACCTTTGCCCAACACGTGGCGAGACTCTAGATCTGCTGACAAAAGTCATCTCTAAAGACCAGCTCGATGAAGCCAAAACTTTGGATAGTGGGCTGCTTGGTGTTGTTGTGTGGAGACGACCCGTTAAGCCCAGTTTGAAACGTCAGCATTCTTACACTTCTTCTGGCTCCAGAGCCGCTGTTTTGTCTGAAAACAAGAAGCAGAGAGGGAATGTCACAGAGAAACCTCTTGTTGTTGCATCAGTGGGGAACAATCGTCTTGGTTATGGTGGCAAAGCggtggaagaagatgatgatgatgatgatgcgcCACCTGGGTTTGGTCCTGTAGCTTcgagagatgatgatgatttacCGGAATTTAACTTCAGTTCCTCCTCGCTCGTCCCAGTTTCTTCCCATCAGCCTTTACCGTCTCAGTCAAAGTCTTTGGATCAAGTAAGAAAGCTCATCCACATGTATGGAAACTCTGCAGGCAGCTATAATGACAATGATGATGACGACATACCCGAGTGGCAGCCAAATGTCCCTAGCCACCAGCTTCCACCGCCCCCACCACCTCCTCCTGGCTTCAGACCCGAGATGGTTCTTCAGGATCAAAGCAGGCCTCAAGATGGTTGGTGGGATAATCAAAATGGTGGCTCAGGGCAACACTATGATCAGAACGGGTCAAGAAACAGAGGATTTTAA
- the LOC106424575 gene encoding psbP domain-containing protein 5, chloroplastic-like yields the protein MALFSPSFSSPCYRLHRCRSNNISSKYNHGGESTKEMMISPSRVSTRSVSSEEGLSRRGLVLIGLSSSLSTLLPLSSSPVTHAAEEAVKMGSMVDDINAYSYAYPLELPSEKLVFKWVESRKPERYSSAAPLSPDARLRIVSERLDLIDNLVISVSIGPPNSTFLTSKDKKTWTAKDVADSVLSDKSALRVTSSQRLEESSVLDAHSTDIDGEPYWYYEYLVRKSPTKIAEASKMYRHYISSTAERDGYLYTINASTLGKQWDMMGPVLERAVESFRLLPPTDSYVPPYKDPWRFW from the exons ATGGCTCTTTTCTCTCCGTCTTTCTCTTCTCCATGCTATCGTCTTCACAG GTGCAGAAGCAACAACATTTCGAGCAAGTATAATCATGGAGGAGAATCAACAAAGGAGATGATGATTTCTCCTTCTCGTGTTTCTACGAGATCGGTTTCATCGGAAGAGGGGCTCTCTCGTAGGGGTTTAGTGCTGATTGGCCTCTCTTCTTCCTTGTCTACGCTCTTGCCATTGTCTTCTTCTCCtg TCACACATGCTGCAGAAGAAGCAGTGAAAATGGGTTCCATGGTGGATGATATCAATGCTTATTCTTATGCTTACCCACTCGAGCTTCCATCTGAGAAGCTTGTCTTCAAGTG GGTTGAATCAAGAAAGCCTGAACGTTACTCCTCAGCTGCGCCACTCTCTC CTGATGCGCGTCTACGGATTGTTTCCGAACGACTTGATCTTATCGACAATCTAGTGATTTCTGTATCG ATAGGTCCCCCAAACTCAACCTTCCTAACATCAAAAGACAAGAAAACATGGACTGCCAAAGACGTTGCTGACTCTGTTCTCTCTGATAAATCAGCATTG CGTGTCACTTCAAGTCAGCGTCTAGAAGAGAGCTCTGTTCTTGATGCACATTCTACTGAT ATTGATGGGGAGCCTTACTGGTACTACGAGTACCTTGTCCGCAAATCACCAACCAAAATC GCTGAAGCATCAAAGATGTACAGACACTACATTTCTTCAACTGCTGAACGGGATG GGTACTTGTACACCATAAATGCCTCAACCCTTGGCAAGCAATGGGACATG ATGGGACCGGTGTTAGAAAGAGCAGTTGAGTCCTTTAGGCTTCTTCCTCCTACTGATAGTTATGTTCCCCCATACAAAGATCCTTGGAGGTTTTGGTGA